Part of the Nycticebus coucang isolate mNycCou1 chromosome 22, mNycCou1.pri, whole genome shotgun sequence genome, GCGGCCAGAGTTGCCGCCACCGTACCTTCCTCAGTGCCTACTGCGGGCTCCAGGCCAGGGATGGGGGGAAATCCTGGGAGAGAGAGACAGcgctgggaggggtgggggagcctCAGGGAAGCTGAAGGCTGCTGGGGGCCTTGCCTGGCTCTGGCTAGGGTGGGTGATTCCTAATGGGGATGGCATATGCATGAGAAAtcacccacctctccctcccttcttgccCAGAGTCCTTCCATAGAACCCCTCGGCCAAGCCCTCCTCACCTGGAGGAACAGGCAACTCGGCAAAGTCAACTTTCCGTCCTGCTCGGTGTGCTCGAATAGCATCCTGGTATTGCTGCaagggaagcaggggagggaACACAGTGGGCAGCAGTTCACAGGCCCCTGCCCACCATGACACAGAGGGAGGCGAGGAGAGGAATACTGATGGGAAGACAGCAGCCCAGGAACAGAAAGAGCCCCAAGGCAGCAAGAGCTACAGACAGGCAGGCAGAAGACAGAGGACACGGAAATGGAGGACAGCAGCAGAGCAGGAGGCCGACAGGCAGCGGCGGATGGCCACCTTGGCGATGCGCTCGTGCATCCGGGCCTTGCGCTCGTCCCCGCTGCCCCGGGCCTGCAGCCCCGCCTCACGGTACTTGCTGAGCCTCTGCTGCAGGACGTCCAGCACAGTCTGTGGCTCAGCAGGAGGCACttggagggaagaaggagaggacaTCAGCTCTGCCTGCTCATGCCAGGTTCCCCACTCCAGGCCCCCCATCCACCGTGTCCTACCTGGAGTTGCTGGGACGTCACAGGCCATCACTGGCTGCACCTGCTCCACGGCTGGCGGAATGAGTGACGATGCTGTGGGGGCCTGAGACGTGTGTTGGGGGGGCTTCAGACCTGGGGGACCCAGAGCAGAGTGCAGGTGGGGGTGCCTGGCCAGCCTCAGGACTCCtccccagccccaaccccagcCCGAGCTGATCCTCCCACAAGTCCCACACTGACCCTCAGGTGCTGGGGGCATGGCACTCAGGTCCACAGGCTGCCCCTTCTCCAGGGCCTCTAGGACAGCACCACATCTCTGCAGAATCAAGAAAATCAGGTGTGACACAAACCAGggaagcccaagagtctggactgaAACAGCTTCCCCTCAGGCCAGTCTCAATCCTGGCGCCCAGCCCAGCTtcctctctgagccacagtttcCCCCATCTATAAAACAAGGGGTGGGGACACAGGGCCTTGGAATCAGATGTCCTACTTTCCCGATCCTCATGAGCTCTCGAGCATGGTCCAGATCTCCAGCCTGCTTGGCCCTAAGGGCAGCCACTTTGTACTCTCTCTGTCGGGATGACAACAGGGCTCGTGGGTCCGGGTCTGAATCAGATGGGGCAGAAATGCCAGGGCTGCCTGGGAGGCTTGTCTCAGGTTGGGAGAGGGTGTCTGCAGGGAAATAAGCACCCCCAAGAAAGGGAACAAGGGTCAAAAAGAAAAGGTGCCTGCTTTGGGTGCCCGAGACCCTGGGTCTCAAAAGCCTTAAGGAAGGGATGACCAATGGTCATGGGCAGTGGCAGGTCAGGGAGGCAGGCTGCAGCCTAGGACACTGGGAACTAGCCAGCATTTGGCTGCCTCCAGATACCTGGCTCCACAGCAGGAGGTGCTGGGGTCTCTGCCGCAGGGCTCCGGTTGGCTGTTTCCTGGGGGCCCTGGGGCCTCTTGCCTAAGGCCACCGGTGGTGGGATCTCATCCTCATTGATGTTCCTGCCTTTCCTCACAGCCGCTAGCTGGGACTCCAGAGTCTGAGGGAAAGAATCAGTCCAGAAACCCAGCCCCACCTTAGCCTGGACTCCAGCTCCACAGGACTGGTGAGGAGGCCTCCCCTCCACCTGCCACCTCCCCCAGGGCCTCACGCCCCGGGCCCTGCTCTCTGGCTAGGCCCAACTCACCTTCAGGCCACGCTCACAGCGCCTGGCTTTGGCGGCTTCACCTGCCTCCTTGGCACTGGCCGCAGCCTCCCGGTAGTTGCGAATCCGCTCCTCCAGCAAAATCCGCAGCCGGGGCTCTCCAGCCTGGAAGAAATTCGGCTCAGGGCCTGGCCACTCGAGGGCAAGCGAGGCCCTTGCCATTCTCTCTCTGAGAGGCAGCTGCCCCAAATTGTGGAGCTCTGGGACTTCAGGAGAGAGAAGAACCTAAAAAACTCAAGGTGAGAAGCAAAGACTCCCTGGAGAGGCCAGAGGCCATGTCAGAGGCAATACAGGGGCCCAAATAATCAGTGGAGGCAGGAAATGGCTTCTGGGGGTGTCTGGAGAACAGAGAGGCCTTTAAGGTGAGCCAGCCATGGAGGAGCGTCTGGGCTCAGTTTCTACTTAGGGCAACTGCTGGAGGAGGACCCAGGAAAGGGTCCCTGCGGCTGTGCAGCGGGAGCCATGCGACATACATGTCATATGAGGGCAATGGGGACCCAGAAGGCATGTGGGGCCCCCTCCAGAAGCTACCTGTGCCACTGAGGCTGAAGCTGTTAGGGCGGCTGCCTGCGCTGGAGGCTCAATGTTTTCCTGTCCCTGCTCTTCCTCAGAGACACCAGGGCCAGGTGCCTCCTCACCGTCCAGGGGCCCAGCCTCCTCATCCACACCCAGGACCTCCTGCAGCTCAGTCTGGGGAGACAAACAAGTCCTAGGAGCTTGGGGGCACTGTGACCATGTTCATGATAGGACCCTGTCCCCCAGCAGTACTACCCAACATCAGCCACTATGCCTGGA contains:
- the CC2D1B gene encoding coiled-coil and C2 domain-containing protein 1B isoform X4; this translates as MPGPRPRKGPQASGQGVAAAKQLGLFVEFSPEDMLLGVDATESDEDLEAELLALTGEAGTTGGTPAPKGQAPLPMAHIEKLAADCMQDVDGEEEEEAGLEEDADLLTELQEVLGVDEEAGPLDGEEAPGPGVSEEEQGQENIEPPAQAAALTASASVAQAGEPRLRILLEERIRNYREAAASAKEAGEAAKARRCERGLKTLESQLAAVRKGRNINEDEIPPPVALGKRPQGPQETANRSPAAETPAPPAVEPDTLSQPETSLPGSPGISAPSDSDPDPRALLSSRQREYKVAALRAKQAGDLDHARELMRIGKRCGAVLEALEKGQPVDLSAMPPAPEGLKPPQHTSQAPTASSLIPPAVEQVQPVMACDVPATPVPPAEPQTVLDVLQQRLSKYREAGLQARGSGDERKARMHERIAKQYQDAIRAHRAGRKVDFAELPVPPGFPPIPGLEPAVGTEEGTVAATLAAAQKLAASQDTGPADEDEDKAEPPAQPLVPSSQPLSEPKASSSKASLSPSVREQLALLEARKLQYQRAALKAKRSQDLEQARAHLRVAKGLEAQIIQARAGRPVDLSKVPSPLTDEEGDFILIHHEDLRLSQKADEVYAQLQKMLLEQQEVLPWALEAFWAPIFRSACCSPSSSCTRAMWLRLPGLRSLLRNGRNSLRYCGWPRPRASTLPATILS